In a single window of the Micromonospora inositola genome:
- a CDS encoding GTPase family protein, which produces MTTHGDPATHSGAPAVAARSGPPDAGEAPPGTTGDGLSAALAGLRAAIGAARFPLALPSAEPARHAAAGLTDQLDDYLLPRLARLDAPLLVVVGGSTGAGKSTLVNSLVQARVSPAGVLRPTTRSPVLVCNPTDSAWFRRGELLPGLTRTNEPSENPGTLHLVTAPALPAGLAFLDAPDIDSVVDANRALAGQLLAAADLWLFVTTAARYADAVPWELLRSARARGTVIAMVLDRVPPEAADEIAAHLSEMLAAQGLDAAPLFVLPETWVDGQGLLPDKVTAPLSAWFSRLAADADARSAVVRQTLDGALAALHPAVDGLADAADEQLATAGALDERVRAAYRGAQRTVEQGLKDGRLLRGEVLARWQEFVGTGEFFRTLEARIGRLRDRVVAAVTGRPAPAAELRNAIESQLVTLLRGVASEAAENAYTGWKAHPAGAALLDPPLAHASDDLAERAERLVRDWQRGVLDLVREEGGDRRFVARTAAYAVNATGLAVMIGVFASTAFIPTGLEVATGAGTTVAAQAVLQAIFGDQAVRNLANKARVDLLDRIGALLEEEAARYLDRTAAARPAAETGATLRRAAAEVEMARHRSGLSRTDGPALPPTGTGAR; this is translated from the coding sequence GTGACGACGCATGGCGATCCCGCCACCCATTCCGGCGCGCCCGCCGTCGCAGCCCGCTCCGGACCGCCGGACGCCGGGGAGGCTCCGCCCGGCACCACCGGGGACGGCCTGTCCGCCGCGCTCGCCGGCCTGCGGGCCGCGATCGGCGCGGCCCGGTTCCCGCTGGCCCTGCCCTCGGCCGAGCCGGCCCGGCACGCCGCCGCCGGCCTCACCGACCAGCTCGACGACTACCTGCTGCCCCGGCTGGCCCGGCTCGACGCGCCGCTCCTGGTGGTGGTCGGCGGCTCCACCGGGGCCGGCAAGTCGACCCTGGTGAACAGCCTGGTCCAGGCGCGGGTGAGCCCCGCCGGCGTGCTCCGCCCCACCACCCGCTCCCCGGTGCTGGTCTGCAACCCGACCGACTCCGCCTGGTTCCGGCGGGGGGAGCTGCTGCCCGGCCTCACCCGCACCAACGAGCCGAGCGAGAACCCCGGCACCCTGCACCTGGTCACCGCGCCCGCCCTCCCCGCCGGGCTCGCCTTCCTCGACGCGCCCGACATCGACTCGGTGGTCGACGCCAACCGGGCCCTCGCCGGCCAGCTCCTGGCCGCGGCCGACCTCTGGCTCTTCGTCACCACCGCCGCCCGGTACGCCGACGCCGTCCCGTGGGAGCTGCTGCGCAGCGCCCGGGCCCGGGGCACGGTGATCGCCATGGTGCTGGACCGGGTGCCCCCGGAGGCGGCCGACGAGATCGCCGCCCACCTGTCGGAGATGCTCGCCGCCCAGGGCCTCGACGCCGCGCCGCTCTTCGTGCTGCCGGAGACCTGGGTCGACGGCCAGGGGCTGCTCCCCGACAAGGTCACCGCCCCGCTGAGCGCCTGGTTCTCCCGGCTCGCCGCCGACGCCGACGCCCGGTCCGCCGTGGTCCGGCAGACCCTCGACGGGGCGCTCGCCGCCCTGCACCCCGCCGTGGACGGGCTGGCCGACGCCGCCGACGAGCAGCTGGCCACCGCAGGCGCGCTCGACGAGCGGGTCCGGGCGGCGTACCGGGGGGCGCAGCGGACCGTCGAGCAGGGGCTCAAGGACGGCCGGCTGCTCCGGGGCGAGGTGCTGGCCCGCTGGCAGGAGTTCGTCGGCACCGGCGAGTTCTTCCGCACCCTGGAGGCGCGGATCGGCCGGCTCCGGGACCGGGTGGTCGCGGCGGTGACCGGGCGTCCGGCGCCCGCCGCCGAACTGCGCAACGCGATCGAGTCGCAGCTGGTGACCCTGTTGCGCGGGGTCGCCTCGGAGGCGGCGGAGAACGCGTACACCGGGTGGAAGGCGCATCCCGCCGGGGCGGCGCTGCTCGATCCGCCGCTCGCCCACGCCTCCGACGACCTGGCCGAACGCGCCGAGCGGCTGGTCCGCGACTGGCAGCGCGGGGTGCTGGACCTGGTCCGCGAGGAGGGCGGCGACCGCCGCTTCGTGGCCCGGACGGCCGCGTACGCGGTGAACGCCACCGGGCTGGCCGTGATGATCGGGGTCTTCGCCTCGACCGCCTTCATCCCGACCGGTCTGGAGGTGGCCACCGGCGCCGGCACCACGGTCGCCGCGCAGGCCGTGCTCCAGGCGATCTTCGGCGACCAGGCGGTGCGCAACCTGGCCAACAAGGCACGGGTGGACCTGCTGGACCGGATCGGCGCACTGCTGGAGGAGGAGGCGGCCCGCTACCTCGACCGGACGGCGGCGGCCCGCCCGGCCGCCGAGACCGGCGCCACCCTGCGCCGGGCGGCCGCCGAGGTGGAGATGGCCCGGCACCGCAGCGGCCTGTCCCGCACCGACGGGCCGGCGCTGCCGCCGACCGGGACGGGCGCCCGATGA
- a CDS encoding GTPase, with amino-acid sequence MTNFVGRVREAFRGDQRVDPDELIARLDAVQRFLRAVDGQVPDAQLIPAHTVVERAGTRLTLSGDHTVVALAGATGSGKSSLFNALARLELSPVGVRRPTTGVAHACVWGPLGGASRLLDWLGVLPRHRFVRESALDGDDEYALHGLVLLDLPDFDSVQRTHRLEVDRLLGLVDLVVWVVDPQKYADRVIHASYLREFHRHRDVTVVVLNQADRLPPAELPRVLDDLRRLLDADGLGGVPLLPTVAVDPAGMDGLRAALERTVAERQAALRRLAGDVDIVVDELESLVGVEPPRTGPDDRSARELTGALAGAAGVPAVAEAVEGAYRHRAGGTTGWPLVKGWRRLRPDPLRRLHLPGPGGDPDAPAESLVAATSVPDPTAAQRSALNLTIRAVADRSGADLPAPWPTAVTAAARSRLGDLPDALDRAVAGTDLGMDRRPAWWRVVGGLQWLVTLAALVGLGWLALGYALRALGLPALDYPRVGESPLPTVLLLGGLLAGLLVAALTRPVVRWAARRARHRAEQRLTSSVGTVGEEYVLVPVRAVLTRYAQAREALRDAARR; translated from the coding sequence ATGACGAACTTCGTCGGTCGGGTACGCGAGGCTTTCCGCGGCGACCAGCGGGTCGACCCGGACGAGCTGATCGCCCGCCTGGACGCCGTGCAACGCTTCCTCCGCGCGGTGGACGGCCAGGTGCCGGACGCACAGCTCATCCCCGCGCACACCGTCGTCGAGCGGGCCGGCACCCGGCTCACCCTCTCCGGCGACCACACCGTGGTCGCCCTGGCCGGGGCCACCGGCAGCGGCAAGTCCAGCCTGTTCAACGCCCTCGCCCGGCTGGAGCTCTCGCCGGTCGGCGTACGGCGGCCGACCACCGGCGTGGCGCACGCCTGCGTCTGGGGGCCGCTGGGCGGCGCCAGCCGGCTGCTCGACTGGCTCGGCGTGCTGCCCCGGCACCGGTTCGTCCGGGAGAGCGCCCTCGACGGCGACGACGAGTACGCCCTGCACGGCCTGGTCCTGCTGGACCTGCCCGACTTCGACTCGGTGCAGCGGACCCACCGGCTGGAGGTGGACCGCCTGCTCGGCCTGGTCGACCTCGTGGTCTGGGTGGTCGACCCGCAGAAGTACGCGGACCGGGTTATCCACGCCAGCTACCTGCGCGAGTTCCACCGGCACAGGGACGTGACCGTGGTCGTGCTCAACCAGGCGGACCGGCTGCCCCCGGCCGAGCTGCCCCGGGTGCTGGACGACCTGCGCCGGCTGCTCGACGCCGACGGCCTGGGCGGGGTCCCGCTGCTGCCCACCGTCGCGGTCGACCCGGCCGGGATGGACGGGCTGCGGGCAGCGCTGGAGCGTACGGTCGCGGAGCGACAGGCGGCGCTGCGTCGGCTGGCCGGAGACGTGGACATCGTGGTGGACGAGCTTGAGTCGCTGGTCGGTGTCGAGCCGCCGCGTACCGGACCGGACGACAGGTCGGCGCGGGAGCTCACCGGGGCCCTGGCCGGGGCGGCCGGGGTGCCGGCGGTGGCGGAGGCGGTCGAGGGCGCGTACCGGCACCGGGCCGGCGGGACGACCGGCTGGCCGCTGGTCAAGGGCTGGCGCAGACTGCGGCCGGACCCGCTGCGCCGGCTGCACCTGCCAGGACCGGGCGGGGACCCGGACGCGCCCGCGGAGAGCCTGGTCGCCGCGACATCCGTACCGGATCCGACCGCCGCGCAGCGCTCGGCGCTCAACCTGACGATCCGCGCGGTGGCCGACCGGTCCGGTGCCGACCTGCCGGCACCCTGGCCGACCGCGGTGACCGCCGCGGCCCGGTCCCGGCTCGGCGACCTGCCGGACGCGCTGGACCGCGCGGTGGCCGGCACCGACCTGGGGATGGATCGACGGCCGGCCTGGTGGCGGGTCGTCGGCGGCCTCCAGTGGCTGGTCACGCTCGCCGCGCTGGTCGGGCTGGGCTGGCTCGCGCTCGGCTACGCCCTGCGGGCGCTCGGCCTGCCGGCACTCGACTACCCGAGAGTGGGCGAGTCCCCGCTGCCGACGGTGCTGCTCCTCGGCGGCCTGCTCGCCGGGCTGCTGGTGGCGGCGCTGACCAGACCGGTGGTCCGGTGGGCGGCGCGGCGGGCCCGCCACCGGGCGGAGCAGCGGCTCACCAGCTCGGTGGGGACGGTCGGCGAGGAGTACGTGCTGGTCCCGGTGCGCGCCGTGCTGACCCGGTACGCGCAGGCCCGCGAGGCACTCCGGGACGCCGCCCGCCGCTGA
- the pdhA gene encoding pyruvate dehydrogenase (acetyl-transferring) E1 component subunit alpha encodes MAKGDPGVTTRGRRAAPRTKRAASAATGEPELVQLLTPEGERIESAIGPDGTEYRVDFTDEEYRGLYRDLVLVRKLDAEATALQRQGELGLWASLLGQEAAQVGSGRALRTQDMAFPTYREHGVLYCRGIDPIMPLGLFRGVDQGGWDPNEFKFNMYTIVIGAQTLHATGYAMGVAMDGKTGTDDGEAVIAYFGDGATSQGDVNEAFVWASVFNAPLVFFCQNNQYAISEPLERQTRVPLYQRAGGFGFPGVRVDGNDVLASYAVTRHALDNARLGQGPSLIEAYTYRMGAHTTSDDPTRYRIASEVEAWQAKDPIARMKAFLERQQIADTDFFTSVDEQARAESVHLRERVLAMPNPEPVTMFDHVYPNGSPELDEQRAQFSKYMESFEGSAH; translated from the coding sequence ATGGCAAAGGGCGACCCCGGGGTCACCACCCGCGGCCGGCGGGCCGCACCCCGTACCAAGCGAGCCGCATCGGCGGCCACCGGCGAACCGGAACTCGTCCAGCTGCTGACGCCGGAGGGCGAGCGGATCGAGAGCGCGATCGGCCCGGACGGGACCGAGTACCGCGTCGACTTCACCGACGAGGAGTACCGCGGGCTCTACCGCGACCTCGTGCTGGTCCGCAAGCTCGACGCCGAGGCGACCGCGCTGCAGCGCCAGGGCGAGCTGGGCCTCTGGGCCAGCCTGCTGGGCCAGGAGGCCGCGCAGGTCGGCTCCGGCCGGGCGCTGCGCACCCAGGACATGGCCTTCCCGACCTACCGGGAGCACGGCGTCCTCTACTGCCGGGGCATCGACCCGATCATGCCGCTCGGCCTGTTCCGCGGCGTCGACCAGGGCGGCTGGGACCCCAACGAGTTCAAGTTCAACATGTACACGATCGTGATCGGGGCGCAGACCCTGCACGCGACCGGGTACGCCATGGGTGTCGCCATGGACGGCAAGACCGGCACCGACGACGGCGAGGCGGTGATCGCCTACTTCGGCGACGGCGCCACCAGCCAGGGCGACGTCAACGAGGCGTTCGTCTGGGCCAGCGTCTTCAACGCCCCGCTGGTGTTCTTCTGCCAGAACAACCAGTACGCCATCTCGGAGCCGCTGGAGCGGCAGACCCGCGTCCCGCTGTACCAGCGGGCGGGCGGCTTCGGCTTCCCCGGCGTCCGGGTGGACGGCAACGACGTGCTCGCCTCGTACGCGGTGACCCGGCACGCGCTGGACAACGCCCGGCTCGGCCAGGGCCCCAGCCTGATCGAGGCGTACACCTACCGGATGGGGGCGCACACCACCTCCGACGACCCGACCCGCTACCGGATCGCCAGCGAGGTCGAGGCCTGGCAGGCCAAGGACCCGATCGCCCGGATGAAGGCGTTCCTGGAGCGGCAGCAGATCGCCGACACGGACTTCTTCACCTCCGTCGACGAGCAGGCCCGCGCCGAGTCGGTGCACCTGCGCGAGCGGGTGCTCGCCATGCCGAACCCGGAGCCGGTGACGATGTTCGATCACGTCTACCCCAACGGGTCCCCCGAGCTCGACGAGCAGCGGGCGCAGTTCAGCAAGTACATGGAGTCGTTCGAGGGGAGCGCCCACTGA
- a CDS encoding alpha-ketoacid dehydrogenase subunit beta: MATETLTLGKALNTGLRRALENDPKVVIMGEDVGKLGGVFRITDGLQKDFGDQRVIDTPLAESGIIGTAVGLAIRGFRPVCEIQFDGFVYPAYDQIVSQVAKMHYRSQGKVRIPMVIRIPYGGGIGAVEHHSESPEAYFAHTAGLKVVTCANPQDAYSMIQQAIASDDPIVFLEPKRRYWEKGPVELDAPLSEAYPLHSSRVARAGADATVLAYGPMVRTCLDAATAAAEDGRELEVIDLRTLSPLDLTAAYESVRRTGRCVVVHEAPGNLGLGSEIAARITEECFYSLESPVLRVTGFDTPYPASRVEEEYLPDLDRVLDAVDRTFGW, translated from the coding sequence ATGGCCACGGAGACGCTCACCCTCGGCAAGGCCCTCAACACCGGCCTGCGCAGGGCCCTGGAGAACGACCCGAAGGTCGTCATCATGGGCGAGGACGTCGGCAAGCTCGGCGGCGTCTTCCGGATCACCGACGGGCTCCAGAAGGACTTCGGCGACCAGCGGGTGATCGACACCCCGCTGGCCGAGTCCGGCATCATCGGCACCGCGGTCGGCCTGGCCATCCGCGGCTTCCGCCCGGTCTGCGAGATCCAGTTCGACGGCTTCGTCTACCCGGCGTACGACCAGATCGTGTCGCAGGTGGCGAAGATGCACTACCGCTCGCAGGGCAAGGTCCGGATCCCGATGGTCATCCGGATCCCCTACGGCGGTGGCATCGGCGCGGTCGAGCACCACTCGGAGTCGCCCGAGGCGTACTTCGCGCACACCGCCGGCCTCAAGGTCGTGACCTGCGCCAACCCGCAGGACGCGTACTCGATGATCCAGCAGGCGATCGCCTCGGACGACCCGATCGTCTTCCTGGAGCCGAAGCGGCGCTACTGGGAGAAGGGTCCGGTCGAGCTGGACGCCCCGCTGTCGGAGGCGTACCCGCTGCACTCGTCCCGGGTCGCCCGCGCCGGCGCCGACGCCACGGTGCTGGCGTACGGCCCGATGGTGCGGACCTGCCTGGACGCGGCGACCGCCGCCGCCGAGGACGGCCGGGAGCTGGAGGTCATCGACCTGCGTACGCTCTCCCCGCTGGACCTGACCGCCGCGTACGAGTCGGTGCGGCGCACCGGCCGCTGCGTCGTCGTCCACGAGGCCCCGGGCAACCTGGGCCTGGGCTCGGAGATCGCGGCCCGGATCACCGAGGAGTGCTTCTACTCCCTGGAGTCCCCGGTGCTGCGCGTCACCGGCTTCGACACCCCCTACCCGGCCAGCCGGGTGGAGGAGGAGTACCTGCCCGACCTCGACCGGGTGCTCGACGCCGTCGACCGCACCTTCGGCTGGTGA
- a CDS encoding dihydrolipoamide acetyltransferase family protein has protein sequence MSRIKEFNLPDLGEGLTEGEILAWLVKVGDTIELNQPIVEVETAKAAVEIPAKWAGQVRAIFHPEGTTVEVGTPIISIDTDPGAGPIEESTTGTPAADLPTPSAASLAAVEVAPAEGAVEPGLIGGPAPGGRTAVLVGYGPRTTAAKRRPRKGGAPAQASAAPAPPVQAAPAPPVQAAPAPPPVAPVASAVNGNGRTGGLVLAKPPVRKLAKDLGVDLATLIGSGPLGSITREDVQRAASGTPTAAEPLTVAAPATAAASFGADREQRIPVKGVRKLTAENMSRSAFTAPHVTEFLTVDVTRAMKALDRLRERREWRDVRASPLLLVAKAVLLAVRRHPMVNSTWAGDEIVVKDYVNLGIAAATERGLIVPNIKDAGRLSLRELADAMTDLVQTAKAGKTSPADMSGGTLTITNVGVFGVDTGTPILPPGESAILAFGAVREMPWVHKGKVKPRLVTTLGLSFDHRIIDGELGSKFLRDIGDFLADPEAALLAWT, from the coding sequence ATGTCACGGATCAAGGAGTTCAACCTCCCCGACCTGGGCGAGGGCCTGACCGAGGGCGAGATCCTCGCCTGGTTGGTCAAGGTGGGCGACACGATCGAGCTGAACCAGCCGATCGTCGAGGTGGAGACGGCCAAGGCTGCGGTCGAGATCCCGGCGAAGTGGGCCGGCCAGGTGCGGGCGATCTTCCACCCGGAGGGCACCACGGTCGAGGTCGGCACGCCGATCATCTCGATCGACACCGACCCGGGCGCCGGCCCGATCGAGGAGTCGACCACCGGCACGCCGGCCGCCGACCTGCCCACTCCGTCGGCGGCCTCCCTCGCCGCTGTCGAGGTGGCCCCGGCCGAGGGCGCGGTCGAGCCCGGCCTGATCGGGGGTCCCGCCCCGGGTGGGCGGACCGCCGTGCTGGTCGGCTACGGCCCGCGCACCACCGCGGCGAAGCGCCGGCCGCGCAAGGGCGGCGCCCCCGCCCAGGCGTCGGCCGCGCCGGCCCCCCCGGTCCAGGCCGCGCCGGCTCCGCCGGTCCAGGCCGCGCCGGCTCCGCCGCCGGTCGCACCGGTGGCGTCGGCGGTCAACGGCAACGGCCGCACCGGCGGGCTGGTCCTGGCCAAACCGCCGGTCCGCAAGCTCGCCAAGGATCTCGGCGTCGACCTGGCCACGCTGATCGGCTCGGGCCCGTTGGGCTCGATCACCCGGGAGGACGTACAGCGGGCGGCGAGCGGGACCCCGACGGCGGCCGAGCCGCTGACGGTCGCGGCGCCGGCCACGGCGGCCGCGAGCTTCGGCGCGGACCGCGAGCAGCGCATCCCGGTCAAGGGGGTACGCAAGCTCACCGCCGAGAACATGTCCCGCTCGGCGTTCACCGCCCCGCACGTGACGGAGTTCCTGACCGTCGACGTGACCCGGGCGATGAAGGCCCTGGACCGGCTCCGGGAGCGGCGGGAGTGGCGCGACGTCCGGGCCTCGCCGCTGCTGCTGGTGGCCAAGGCGGTGCTGCTGGCGGTCAGGCGCCACCCGATGGTCAACTCGACCTGGGCCGGCGACGAGATCGTGGTCAAGGACTACGTCAACCTGGGCATCGCGGCGGCCACCGAGCGCGGCCTGATCGTGCCGAACATCAAGGACGCCGGCCGGCTCTCCCTGCGCGAGCTGGCGGACGCGATGACCGACCTGGTGCAGACGGCCAAGGCCGGGAAGACCTCCCCGGCGGACATGTCGGGCGGCACGCTGACGATCACCAACGTCGGCGTCTTCGGCGTCGACACCGGTACGCCGATCCTGCCCCCGGGCGAGTCGGCGATCCTGGCCTTCGGCGCAGTCCGGGAGATGCCGTGGGTGCACAAGGGCAAGGTGAAGCCGCGCCTGGTCACCACGCTCGGCCTCTCCTTCGACCACCGGATCATCGACGGTGAGCTGGGCTCGAAGTTCCTCCGCGACATCGGGGACTTCCTGGCCGATCCGGAGGCGGCGCTGCTCGCCTGGACCTGA
- a CDS encoding NHL domain-containing thioredoxin family protein — MSARVRAPELRGRGWLNTGGRDLKLADLRGKIVLLDFWTFCCINCLHVLDELRPLEEKYGDVLVVIGVHSPKFEHEKDPDALAAAVERYGVHHPVLDDPELDMWQQYAAKAWPTLSVVDPEGYVVATMAGEGHAEGLARLVDELIATHEANGTLHRGDGPYVPPAEPDTTLRFPGKAVALDGGNLLVSDSARHSLVELAPDGEKPVRRIGAGARGHADGPAETATFSEPQGLCLLPAHVAEVAGYDVVVADTVNHLLRGVRLDTGEVVTVAGTGRQWRSTVDDHAHDAPSVDLSSPWDVAWYDDKVVIAMAGIHQLWWFDPIQRTAGMYAGTTVEALRDGPLPDVWMAQPSGLSVSADGARLWIADSETSALRYVESGVMGTAVGQGLFDFGHVDGPADRALLQHPLGVCALPDGSVLIADTYNGAVRRFDPETEQVATVADGLAEPSDLVLTAEGEVLVVESAAHRLTRLAPGALSAAGASTVDGPRHRAERKPTDVAAGEVTLDVIFTPAPGQKLDETYGPSTRLVVSASPPELLIEGAGTTTDLSRRLVVNGEVAGGVLQVTAQAATCDADVEHAACHLTRQDWGVPVRVVADAATRLPLVLRGLDA; from the coding sequence ATGAGCGCACGAGTACGGGCCCCCGAGCTGCGCGGTCGGGGCTGGCTGAACACCGGCGGCAGGGACCTGAAGCTGGCCGACCTGCGCGGCAAGATCGTCCTGCTGGACTTCTGGACCTTCTGCTGCATCAACTGCCTGCACGTGCTCGACGAGCTGCGCCCGCTCGAGGAGAAGTACGGCGACGTGCTGGTCGTCATCGGCGTGCACTCGCCCAAGTTCGAGCACGAGAAGGACCCGGACGCGCTGGCCGCCGCCGTCGAGCGGTACGGGGTGCACCACCCGGTGCTCGACGACCCCGAACTGGACATGTGGCAGCAGTACGCGGCGAAGGCCTGGCCGACGCTGTCGGTGGTCGACCCCGAGGGTTACGTGGTGGCCACGATGGCCGGCGAGGGACACGCCGAGGGGCTGGCCCGGCTGGTCGACGAGCTGATCGCCACCCACGAGGCGAACGGCACCCTGCACCGGGGCGACGGCCCGTACGTCCCGCCGGCCGAGCCGGACACCACGCTGCGTTTCCCGGGCAAGGCCGTGGCGCTCGACGGCGGCAACCTGCTGGTCTCGGACTCGGCCCGGCACTCGCTGGTGGAGCTGGCTCCGGACGGCGAGAAGCCGGTCCGCCGGATCGGCGCCGGCGCCCGTGGCCACGCGGACGGCCCGGCGGAGACGGCCACCTTCTCGGAGCCGCAGGGGCTCTGCCTGCTCCCGGCGCATGTCGCCGAGGTGGCCGGCTACGACGTGGTCGTCGCGGACACGGTCAACCACCTGCTGCGCGGGGTGCGGCTGGACACCGGTGAGGTGGTCACGGTCGCCGGCACCGGGCGGCAGTGGCGGTCGACGGTCGACGACCACGCGCACGACGCCCCCTCGGTCGACCTCTCCTCCCCCTGGGACGTGGCCTGGTACGACGACAAGGTCGTCATCGCCATGGCCGGCATCCACCAGCTCTGGTGGTTCGACCCGATCCAGCGGACCGCCGGCATGTACGCGGGCACCACGGTCGAGGCGCTGCGCGACGGCCCGCTGCCGGACGTCTGGATGGCGCAGCCCTCCGGCCTCTCCGTCTCGGCCGACGGCGCCCGGCTCTGGATCGCGGACAGCGAGACCAGCGCCCTCCGGTACGTCGAGAGCGGCGTCATGGGCACCGCCGTGGGCCAGGGGCTCTTCGACTTCGGCCACGTCGACGGCCCGGCCGACCGGGCGCTGCTCCAGCATCCGCTGGGGGTGTGCGCGCTGCCGGACGGCTCGGTGCTGATCGCCGACACGTACAACGGCGCGGTCCGGCGCTTCGACCCGGAGACGGAGCAGGTCGCCACGGTGGCGGACGGGCTGGCCGAGCCGAGCGACCTGGTGCTCACCGCCGAGGGTGAGGTGCTGGTGGTGGAGTCCGCAGCGCACCGGCTGACCCGGCTGGCCCCGGGCGCGCTCTCCGCGGCGGGCGCCAGCACGGTGGACGGCCCGAGGCACCGGGCCGAGCGGAAGCCGACGGACGTGGCGGCCGGCGAGGTCACGCTCGACGTGATCTTCACGCCCGCGCCGGGGCAGAAGCTGGACGAGACGTACGGGCCGTCGACCCGGCTGGTGGTCTCCGCGTCCCCGCCGGAGCTGCTGATCGAGGGCGCGGGGACGACGACGGACCTGTCCCGCCGGCTGGTGGTCAACGGCGAGGTGGCCGGCGGGGTGCTGCAGGTGACCGCCCAGGCGGCCACCTGCGACGCCGACGTCGAGCACGCCGCCTGCCACCTCACCCGGCAGGACTGGGGCGTCCCCGTGCGGGTCGTCGCCGACGCCGCCACCCGTCTCCCCCTCGTCCTGCGCGGCCTGGACGCCTGA
- a CDS encoding LamB/YcsF family protein, whose product MDLNADLGEGFGIWRLGDDHALLDLVTSANVACGFHGGDASTMRRVCAATAERRVAVGAQVGYRDLAGFGRRHIAYDFAELRDEVTYQLGALEAFCRLFHTRVRYLKPHGALYHAAACDEAQAAALVAAVSGYDHELPVLCAPGSVLAQLAVGAGLRVVAEGFADRNYLPNGSLVPRTAANALVTDPEEVADRAVRMATERTVVAVDGRVVPCHVESICLHGDTPGAVASAALVRAALIDAGVTLSPFA is encoded by the coding sequence ATGGACCTGAACGCTGACCTCGGCGAGGGATTCGGCATCTGGCGGCTCGGCGACGACCACGCCCTGCTGGACCTGGTCACCTCCGCCAACGTCGCCTGCGGCTTCCACGGCGGCGACGCGTCCACCATGCGCCGGGTCTGCGCCGCCACCGCCGAGCGCCGGGTCGCCGTCGGCGCCCAGGTCGGTTACCGGGACCTCGCGGGCTTCGGCCGCCGGCACATCGCGTACGACTTCGCCGAACTCCGCGACGAGGTCACGTACCAGCTCGGCGCGCTGGAGGCGTTCTGCCGGCTGTTCCACACCCGGGTCCGCTACCTCAAGCCGCACGGCGCGCTCTACCACGCGGCGGCCTGCGACGAGGCCCAGGCCGCCGCCCTGGTCGCCGCGGTCAGCGGGTACGACCACGAGCTGCCCGTGCTCTGCGCGCCCGGCTCGGTACTCGCTCAGCTCGCCGTCGGCGCGGGGCTGCGGGTGGTCGCCGAGGGCTTCGCCGACCGGAACTACCTGCCCAACGGCTCACTGGTCCCCAGAACCGCCGCGAACGCGCTGGTCACCGATCCGGAGGAGGTGGCCGACCGGGCCGTCCGGATGGCCACCGAGCGCACCGTGGTCGCGGTCGACGGCCGGGTGGTGCCCTGCCACGTCGAGTCGATCTGCCTGCACGGCGACACCCCCGGCGCGGTGGCCTCCGCCGCCCTCGTCCGGGCCGCGCTGATCGATGCCGGAGTCACCCTCTCCCCGTTCGCCTGA
- a CDS encoding 5-oxoprolinase subunit C family protein, whose amino-acid sequence MLRAPQSRTGVLSVIEVLRAGALTTVQDQGRPGFAHLGVPRSGALDPAALRLANRLVGNPASAAGLEITLTGCDLRFSRAACVALTGAEVEILIDQPPAEVGRPVGGRPGDGSWWRHRRPGERGRWTDRRPGDVGRPLSLPAGAVLRIGPTRAGLRTWMAVSGGIDVPPALGSRATDTLSGLGPPPVRDGDRLPLGEPVGHPAPVDVTVMPPVPDELRLILRLGPRHDWFTPAAPDLLFGTAYLVSPVGNRVGARLTGAALPRAVTGELPSEGLVLGAVQVPADGQPLIFLADHPTTGGYPVVGVVDDVTPLAQARPGTTVTFHGPER is encoded by the coding sequence GTGCTGCGAGCCCCGCAGTCGCGAACCGGCGTGCTCAGCGTGATCGAGGTGCTCCGGGCCGGCGCGCTCACCACCGTCCAGGACCAGGGCCGGCCCGGCTTCGCCCACCTCGGCGTGCCCCGCTCCGGCGCGCTCGACCCGGCCGCGCTGCGGCTGGCCAACCGGCTCGTCGGCAACCCGGCGAGCGCCGCCGGGCTGGAGATCACGCTGACCGGCTGCGACCTGCGGTTCAGTCGGGCCGCCTGCGTCGCGCTGACCGGGGCCGAGGTCGAGATCCTCATCGACCAACCGCCGGCCGAGGTGGGTCGTCCGGTTGGCGGCCGGCCCGGGGACGGCAGCTGGTGGCGCCACCGGCGGCCCGGTGAGCGGGGCCGGTGGACCGACCGGCGTCCGGGGGACGTGGGCCGGCCGCTGTCCCTGCCGGCCGGGGCGGTGCTGCGGATCGGCCCGACCCGGGCCGGCCTGCGCACCTGGATGGCCGTCTCCGGTGGCATCGACGTGCCGCCGGCGCTGGGCAGCCGCGCCACCGACACCCTCTCCGGACTCGGCCCGCCCCCGGTACGCGACGGCGACCGGTTGCCCCTCGGCGAGCCGGTCGGGCACCCCGCCCCGGTCGACGTCACCGTCATGCCTCCCGTCCCGGACGAGCTGCGGCTGATCCTGCGCCTCGGCCCCCGGCACGACTGGTTCACACCCGCCGCCCCGGACCTGCTCTTCGGCACGGCGTACCTGGTCAGCCCGGTGGGCAACCGGGTCGGCGCGCGACTGACCGGCGCGGCCCTGCCCCGCGCGGTGACCGGGGAACTGCCCAGCGAGGGACTGGTCCTCGGGGCGGTGCAGGTGCCGGCCGACGGGCAGCCGCTGATCTTCCTCGCCGACCATCCGACCACCGGCGGCTACCCGGTCGTCGGTGTGGTGGACGACGTGACCCCGCTCGCGCAGGCCCGGCCAGGGACTACGGTGACGTTCCATGGACCTGAACGCTGA